In Thermospira aquatica, the following proteins share a genomic window:
- a CDS encoding tetratricopeptide repeat protein, translating to MPPKKQKTHIDWIRWVYRVLRRKRLTSEETPLLEELAIFIEEYGDETPLEKWLGFLYLMIGKDQEAERILSRLARIFPHDIEIQNALAYLLLKRKKTDEAVTRLLDALYSEENHPLLKKNLELLRSENLESWLATHSWSDFVFFTLPREGQAPFWENIGSHPLWRFVVPIVMIGVVFFLFFLIYPSLINLAQRYQQMRFRQMGTMVESYSIQDIEKLVEERQKYSIKLTEEEVGKKFEMLKDLIYEGKRNQAIILINELLNSNASEQVKEHVRIFESFVPKPDPKNIDFNPSCRDVLRTPFLYRDVYVNWVGTVANLFFQQRKETSFDLLINFVDEATVEGIATVKMPGFQSELRNGQKVRMFGRIAGIQIDNKVVILDPEIQHLSK from the coding sequence ATGCCCCCAAAAAAGCAAAAAACACACATTGATTGGATACGATGGGTTTATCGTGTCCTAAGGCGAAAACGCCTCACTTCAGAGGAAACACCACTTCTTGAGGAACTGGCCATTTTTATCGAAGAATACGGTGACGAAACGCCTCTTGAAAAGTGGCTCGGATTTCTTTATCTCATGATCGGAAAGGACCAGGAAGCAGAGCGTATTCTCTCGAGACTGGCGCGCATCTTTCCTCATGACATAGAGATACAAAATGCCCTCGCTTACCTTCTCCTCAAAAGAAAAAAAACCGACGAGGCAGTAACCCGTCTTCTCGATGCGCTTTATAGTGAGGAAAACCATCCTCTCCTCAAGAAAAACTTGGAGCTTCTCCGGTCAGAAAATCTTGAAAGCTGGCTCGCCACCCATAGTTGGTCTGATTTTGTCTTTTTTACTCTCCCCAGGGAAGGACAAGCCCCCTTCTGGGAGAACATAGGAAGTCATCCCCTCTGGCGTTTTGTGGTTCCCATAGTGATGATAGGGGTGGTATTTTTCCTCTTTTTCCTCATTTATCCCTCCCTTATCAATCTTGCGCAAAGGTATCAGCAGATGCGTTTTCGGCAGATGGGCACCATGGTTGAATCGTATTCTATCCAGGATATTGAAAAACTCGTCGAAGAGAGACAAAAATACTCCATCAAGCTCACTGAAGAAGAAGTGGGGAAAAAATTTGAGATGCTCAAAGATCTCATCTACGAGGGAAAACGAAATCAGGCAATTATTCTCATAAACGAGCTCCTCAACTCAAACGCAAGCGAGCAGGTAAAAGAACACGTAAGGATATTTGAAAGTTTTGTTCCCAAACCAGATCCCAAAAATATTGATTTCAATCCATCCTGTCGTGATGTGCTTCGTACCCCTTTTCTCTATAGAGACGTTTATGTCAACTGGGTAGGAACTGTTGCCAATCTCTTTTTCCAGCAGCGGAAAGAAACCTCTTTTGATCTTCTGATCAACTTTGTTGATGAGGCCACGGTGGAGGGTATTGCCACAGTCAAGATGCCAGGGTTTCAGAGTGAACTTCGAAACGGTCAAAAGGTCAGAATGTTTGGTCGCATTGCCGGGATCCAGATCGACAACAAGGTTGTTATTCTTGATCCCGAGATCCAGCATCTCTCAAAATAA
- a CDS encoding PHP-associated domain-containing protein, with product MSPRRILEEAQAKNLDIIALTDHNTALNCPTLLSLAKNTNIVVFPGLEITSREEVHILALFEHLEEALDMGQWIYPSLTEFPYDAEKYGDQVYVDENEVILGEVSVYLGQACSYTLEEIVDTIHQHNGLAIPSHIDRPGSGLLDNLGFLLPQEKTRFDAIELSRYYWLSPFPIPNKEDYPCLSSSDAHFPEAIGTLVSTIDTEEKSWQGFCKALHERQIKAGIFPSNI from the coding sequence ATGTCTCCTCGCCGTATTCTCGAAGAGGCACAGGCAAAAAATCTTGATATCATCGCGCTTACCGATCATAACACTGCCTTAAATTGCCCAACCCTTCTCTCCCTTGCAAAAAACACAAATATTGTTGTGTTCCCGGGACTTGAAATCACCTCCCGTGAAGAAGTCCATATCCTGGCTCTCTTTGAACACCTCGAAGAGGCTCTGGATATGGGACAATGGATATACCCTTCTCTGACAGAATTTCCTTATGACGCGGAAAAATACGGTGATCAGGTCTATGTTGACGAAAACGAGGTGATTCTGGGAGAGGTTTCCGTGTATCTTGGTCAGGCATGCTCCTATACCCTGGAAGAGATTGTAGACACCATTCATCAACACAATGGTCTGGCCATCCCCTCCCACATCGATAGACCGGGTAGTGGCCTTCTGGATAACCTTGGCTTTCTCCTTCCCCAGGAAAAAACGCGCTTTGATGCCATTGAACTCTCAAGATACTACTGGCTTTCTCCCTTTCCTATTCCCAATAAAGAGGACTATCCCTGTCTTTCTTCTTCCGATGCCCATTTTCCTGAAGCTATCGGTACACTCGTCAGTACCATCGATACCGAGGAAAAATCATGGCAAGGATTCTGCAAAGCCCTCCACGAGCGTCAAATAAAAGCAGGCATCTTCCCTTCAAATATTTAA